One genomic region from Phragmites australis chromosome 1, lpPhrAust1.1, whole genome shotgun sequence encodes:
- the LOC133918534 gene encoding peptidyl-tRNA hydrolase, mitochondrial isoform X3: MRLLSGASASRLPSPLFSLPRARPRCMPTSASATPCRASSSSAAVAGDGAARKPWLFVGLGNPGKVYQGTRHNVGFEMIDVIAEAEGISLSSMQFKAMVGKGRIGDSPIMLAKPQTFMNASGESVGQLVSYFKIPLNQVVVMYDDLDLPFAKLRLLPKGGHGGHNGMRSIINHLKQSRDFPRLRIGIGRPPGKMDPANFVLRPFNKKEQEEVFSRMLWRYFSSAHRSMSST, encoded by the exons atgCGGCTGCTCTCCGGCGCCTCGGCTTCCCGCCTTCCCTCCCCACTCTTCTCACTCCCCCGCGCGAGGCCCAGATGCATGCCCACCTCCGCTTCCGCCACCCCCTGCCGGGCCAGCTCCTCGTCAGCCGCGGTCGCGGGCGACGGCGCCGCACGGAAGCCGTGGCTGTTCGTCGGGCTCGGGAACCCCGGTAAGGTGTACCAGGGGACTCGCCACAAC GTTGGATTCGAGATGATTGATGTTATAGCAGAAGCTGAGGGTATATCTCTAAGCAGTATGCAGTTCAAGGCAATGGTTGGAAAAG GTCGTATTGGTGATTCCCCTATCATGCTTGCCAAGCCGCAAACTTTTATGAATGCAAGTGGTGAGTCT GTGGGGCAGCTGGTTTCGTATTTCAAGATACCACTTAATCAAGTCGTTGTG aTGTATGATGATCTAGATTTACCCTTTGCAAAATTGCGTCTACTGCCGAAGGGTGGGCATGGCGGGCATAATGG GATGAGAAGCATCATCAACCATTTGAAACAAAGTCGTGATTTTCCACGTCTAAGAATTG GCATCGGACGACCACCTGGGAAGATGGATCCTGCGAATTTTGTTCTCCGGCCTTTCAACAAGAAAGAGCAAgaagaggttttctctagaATGCTTTGGAGATATTTCAGTTCAGCACATCGTTCAATGAGTAGCACATAA
- the LOC133918534 gene encoding peptidyl-tRNA hydrolase, mitochondrial isoform X2 yields the protein MRLLSGASASRLPSPLFSLPRARPRCMPTSASATPCRASSSSAAVAGDGAARKPWLFVGLGNPGKVYQGTRHNVGFEMIDVIAEAEGISLSSMQFKAMVGKGRIGDSPIMLAKPQTFMNASGESLVSYFKIPLNQVVVMYDDLDLPFAKLRLLPKGGHGGHNGMRSIINHLKQSRDFPRLRIGIGRPPGKMDPANFVLRPFNKKEQEELDFAFHRGLEAVRIMVLEGFNKSATYVNTSQASEMLNR from the exons atgCGGCTGCTCTCCGGCGCCTCGGCTTCCCGCCTTCCCTCCCCACTCTTCTCACTCCCCCGCGCGAGGCCCAGATGCATGCCCACCTCCGCTTCCGCCACCCCCTGCCGGGCCAGCTCCTCGTCAGCCGCGGTCGCGGGCGACGGCGCCGCACGGAAGCCGTGGCTGTTCGTCGGGCTCGGGAACCCCGGTAAGGTGTACCAGGGGACTCGCCACAAC GTTGGATTCGAGATGATTGATGTTATAGCAGAAGCTGAGGGTATATCTCTAAGCAGTATGCAGTTCAAGGCAATGGTTGGAAAAG GTCGTATTGGTGATTCCCCTATCATGCTTGCCAAGCCGCAAACTTTTATGAATGCAAGTGGTGAGTCT CTGGTTTCGTATTTCAAGATACCACTTAATCAAGTCGTTGTG aTGTATGATGATCTAGATTTACCCTTTGCAAAATTGCGTCTACTGCCGAAGGGTGGGCATGGCGGGCATAATGG GATGAGAAGCATCATCAACCATTTGAAACAAAGTCGTGATTTTCCACGTCTAAGAATTG GCATCGGACGACCACCTGGGAAGATGGATCCTGCGAATTTTGTTCTCCGGCCTTTCAACAAGAAAGAGCAAgaagag CTTGATTTTGCATTCCATAGGGGCTTGGAGGCAGTACGAATAATGGTACTTGAAGGATTCAACAAAAGCGCAACTTACGTGAATACATCACAAgcatctgaaatgttaaatagaTGA
- the LOC133918534 gene encoding peptidyl-tRNA hydrolase, mitochondrial isoform X4 has translation MRLLSGASASRLPSPLFSLPRARPRCMPTSASATPCRASSSSAAVAGDGAARKPWLFVGLGNPGKVYQGTRHNVGFEMIDVIAEAEGISLSSMQFKAMVGKGRIGDSPIMLAKPQTFMNASGESVGQLVSYFKIPLNQVVVMYDDLDLPFAKLRLLPKGGHGGHNGMRSIINHLKQSRDFPRLRIGIGRPPGKMDPANFVLRPFNKKEQEEGLGGSTNNGT, from the exons atgCGGCTGCTCTCCGGCGCCTCGGCTTCCCGCCTTCCCTCCCCACTCTTCTCACTCCCCCGCGCGAGGCCCAGATGCATGCCCACCTCCGCTTCCGCCACCCCCTGCCGGGCCAGCTCCTCGTCAGCCGCGGTCGCGGGCGACGGCGCCGCACGGAAGCCGTGGCTGTTCGTCGGGCTCGGGAACCCCGGTAAGGTGTACCAGGGGACTCGCCACAAC GTTGGATTCGAGATGATTGATGTTATAGCAGAAGCTGAGGGTATATCTCTAAGCAGTATGCAGTTCAAGGCAATGGTTGGAAAAG GTCGTATTGGTGATTCCCCTATCATGCTTGCCAAGCCGCAAACTTTTATGAATGCAAGTGGTGAGTCT GTGGGGCAGCTGGTTTCGTATTTCAAGATACCACTTAATCAAGTCGTTGTG aTGTATGATGATCTAGATTTACCCTTTGCAAAATTGCGTCTACTGCCGAAGGGTGGGCATGGCGGGCATAATGG GATGAGAAGCATCATCAACCATTTGAAACAAAGTCGTGATTTTCCACGTCTAAGAATTG GCATCGGACGACCACCTGGGAAGATGGATCCTGCGAATTTTGTTCTCCGGCCTTTCAACAAGAAAGAGCAAgaagag GGGCTTGGAGGCAGTACGAATAATGGTACTTGA
- the LOC133918534 gene encoding peptidyl-tRNA hydrolase, mitochondrial isoform X1 produces MRLLSGASASRLPSPLFSLPRARPRCMPTSASATPCRASSSSAAVAGDGAARKPWLFVGLGNPGKVYQGTRHNVGFEMIDVIAEAEGISLSSMQFKAMVGKGRIGDSPIMLAKPQTFMNASGESVGQLVSYFKIPLNQVVVMYDDLDLPFAKLRLLPKGGHGGHNGMRSIINHLKQSRDFPRLRIGIGRPPGKMDPANFVLRPFNKKEQEELDFAFHRGLEAVRIMVLEGFNKSATYVNTSQASEMLNR; encoded by the exons atgCGGCTGCTCTCCGGCGCCTCGGCTTCCCGCCTTCCCTCCCCACTCTTCTCACTCCCCCGCGCGAGGCCCAGATGCATGCCCACCTCCGCTTCCGCCACCCCCTGCCGGGCCAGCTCCTCGTCAGCCGCGGTCGCGGGCGACGGCGCCGCACGGAAGCCGTGGCTGTTCGTCGGGCTCGGGAACCCCGGTAAGGTGTACCAGGGGACTCGCCACAAC GTTGGATTCGAGATGATTGATGTTATAGCAGAAGCTGAGGGTATATCTCTAAGCAGTATGCAGTTCAAGGCAATGGTTGGAAAAG GTCGTATTGGTGATTCCCCTATCATGCTTGCCAAGCCGCAAACTTTTATGAATGCAAGTGGTGAGTCT GTGGGGCAGCTGGTTTCGTATTTCAAGATACCACTTAATCAAGTCGTTGTG aTGTATGATGATCTAGATTTACCCTTTGCAAAATTGCGTCTACTGCCGAAGGGTGGGCATGGCGGGCATAATGG GATGAGAAGCATCATCAACCATTTGAAACAAAGTCGTGATTTTCCACGTCTAAGAATTG GCATCGGACGACCACCTGGGAAGATGGATCCTGCGAATTTTGTTCTCCGGCCTTTCAACAAGAAAGAGCAAgaagag CTTGATTTTGCATTCCATAGGGGCTTGGAGGCAGTACGAATAATGGTACTTGAAGGATTCAACAAAAGCGCAACTTACGTGAATACATCACAAgcatctgaaatgttaaatagaTGA